Within Vicia villosa cultivar HV-30 ecotype Madison, WI linkage group LG1, Vvil1.0, whole genome shotgun sequence, the genomic segment GAAAAAGTGATATTATTTCTCGTTTTTTAATATAACAAGGGCTAAGCCTTTGGACCTAAAAGGCATCGGTAGGTCGTAGGAGGGTACgctattttttttttgggttCGAGGGTAAGATATTAAACTATTTAGGAATTATATGATGATCAGGACatgatgatttgactggttttCATCAAATTTAAGTACTTATCTAATCCTGCTAGATGTGCTGTCTAGATATTGTCAATTTTGCTCCGATCAGCAAGTAGGTATATCTGAGATTAGAAGAACTTTATTCTGTAATAAGATCGGTATATGCATTTTGCACACACCTTTTTATTCTCCAGTTAAGCAAATTGTGTTTGGCTAACCAACTTATAAATCACCTTCGAATAAATACAATTGCATCTGCCAGGCACAATACCTGCAAAACTTCTCTTACAACTCACAACTGCATTTCGAGAGCGTGGTTTATGCGATAGGAGTGGGACATTTTTTTACAAGGACCATCTACACAAAAGCAACGTACCTATTTTAGCTATTGCCGGAGACCAGGATTTGATTTGCCCACCTGAAGCCGTGGAAGGTATTTTTCATATCCTAGTTGTAGATATTTTATTTTCCTGCCGGGCTTTCAAGAAATGAATATTCTCaaaaggttttatttttattttttatgagcaGATACTGTAAAACTAATTCCTGAACACCTAGTTACCTATAAAGTTTTTGGAGATCCCGAAGGCCCGCATTATGCTCATTATGATTTGGTTGGAGGAAGACTGGTACTTCCTTACTCTCTTTACTTTCATTCTTAATATTATCTTAGATTGGAAAATGGTTGTTGATATCAACTAGTTTTGTAGTGAAAATAATCATTTTAGTCCCTAAAACATCTCATTTAAGCATGAATTGTTTTGTTTCGTAGTATCAGGATTGTTTTGACACAAATAATCGGTATATGTTATTTCTAAAACCTATTGCTGCTTTTTCTGTGATGTTTATTATACGTACATTGAACGCAGGCAGTGGAGCAAGTATATCCCAGTATAATTGAATTTCTTAGTTGTCACGACGAGAAATAACAGACACCAATCTCCATCAATTCATTAAATACATTCTTCTTTGGTCATGCTTGATAATCATTCCTAACAGGTCTGAGTTTCTTATTCCCTTTTGTACATCCCCTTAGATCTCTTATGCAGCACGCACCAAAGGCTGTTAATGGCACTCGCAAGATCATTTATCTGGTTGTTTTTTACTAGGTACATTATCCGTTGCAGAAAGTTAGATGAATTTATAGCCCTTTCGAGTTTCGTGCATTGCAGTATCAAGTTTTCACATTCTGAAGGCTGAATTACTACCAAAGATATAGTTACAGGAATTACAAGTCAATAGTCCTTTAGAAAAAATTTCAGCATTGTTGCTGATTTGTTATAATATTCATGTACAGAACATcttacaagtttcttgaatgtATATTGGCCTATTTAAGTTCAAATATAAAACTTTTAGGAGGGATTTCTATTTCTCCTTTTTTTTGCCCTCTCTTAATAATTGAACCAAACAAAGCCTTAGACATGATTTGGAACATGCAACAGACACACACTGTGGTCACTAGAAGAAAAGGTTACTGTATGTCGATAGCAAGAAGATAAAAAGCTAGATACAAGGGCATTGTTTGTTTGCCAGCAAGAGATGTCAATAATGGGTTCACCTTCTACATTGTCTTCAAGGGTCCCTCCATTGTTGATCTTGACATCTCAATAAATATCTAAATCAATCCTTGACTTTATTTAAAACTTTACACCTAGATACTAGTTGTCCTCTAAAAGTGGATGCATTGGATGTTAATTGTTTTGCTAAATGCTAGTAATACCCTGTCAGAGACATAGGTATAGAAAATTGTTTTCTGAATTATATTCTATATGACTTGTTGGGATGATATTCAAGTTGTAATTCAGCAGTTTAACTAATAAAGCATCAGATTTTTTTCTACTTGTAACTCATAAAAAAGAGAAATGAAAGTGTTGCTATGAAAAAACAGGATGGTATGGGATGTTGGAATCCAACCAAATCGCTGTTCCCTTGGAAAGTGGCAGTCATGTCACATAGTATGAAGATAACTCAAACAGATGTTCTAAAATTAGAGAACTTTATGCTTATTTCTTATCTATTGTCACCTTGCTCACCGTGTTTGATTATGTGGtcataaaaattagttttaaattatttaatattgtaaAATAGATTCATTTAATGATAAGATTTGATTGTTAGTATTgttattatttagttttataaaattgattttaattaatggtGAATTAAAcataaagtgatttatgttttcaGTGTATACAAAAAATGTTTATCGATAAACacttatataaactatattttatttttatgagctGTTTTGAACGGGTCATGCAAATAACTTTTaaacatattatatattattttcataaacactCTCAAATAGAAACACGatatttactataataataaaaatgaaataaataaatatattttgcaTGTTAGAGTATCGGTAAAAGAAAAAGTTGCCTATAAATTTTTTGATTGACTCACATGGGAGGAGATTGACACTTAGATGTTCTAGTGCGTACGAATGAGTATGAGTGAAACATGCTTGTGTGAACTTGATTAAAAAATTTTCATTGGTGGaaatgaagattgaagattttacTGTGGGACAAACAGTTCTCAAAGGTGTTTTAAGTAAAATGATCAAACATGAAAAAACATGTTGCGACACCTTTGTCTTTGACATTTTTAGTTTCCTAGGACTATCCCTTTGTCTTTCACATTTTTAGCTTCCTAGCACCAGAAATAATTGATCTTTTACGAATAATCTAGACTTAGGAATAACAATGTTATAACTCCTGAATTTATGAATACGGGTtttaaagaaaattgattttgtcaTTTAAAAAAGAATAGCGACGCAGTATATTACTCGTTTGCCATCTATTTctgtattaattttatttaagtttttaatcaaacaaaataaaatgttttGTAAACTTTTCAAAAGTGtattaattgaaaattataaaTAACCTATTTATGATTCATTCTTAAACTTTTTGGGgtcatttataaattttaaaaattttaggtCAGTTCTAAAATTTCAAAAGTAGAGACtatacaatttttaaaaatttaaaaagactaacttataaaattttaaattattaaaaatcaatttaaaggttaatttgtaaaattttaaaatatagagatcaaattataaattttgaaaaaataatattaaatttaatattcatATTCTATTATATGAAATTTGAGAGgaatatcaatttttattttattttatatgtcatttttaaaattattaaatttaatttgaataaaatatgtcATTGATTTACATCAATTTaacatttcttcttttttttatccCAACAAAATATTTTgtctaaattattttaaattctcttaaaatattatattattccaCCAAAATGTATCATTCAACCATACTCTAATAATAATCAAGTTTATTTTCAAAAGTCCAAGCACTAAACTCTAATAATTAAGTTTATTTTCAAAAGTCCAAACACTAAACTCTAATAATCAAGTTTATTTTCAAAAGTCCAAGCACTAAACTTCAATAATCAAGTTTACTTTCAAAATTCCAACCACTAAACTCCAAACTCTTCTTATCAAACACTTTTATAGAAGTTAGTGAATCTCTTCAAGTGCATGTTTGCACTAACATTTAATTAGTCAGGATGACTCTGCAACATGATTTTGAATAAAGAAACCATTTATAATTTCAAAGTAACTCGACACCTCTAAAAACAGGTGTGTATGTGCCTGTGTTCGAAATTGATACcaacatttattattatattaatttattaattttttaaattattactgaTGTCGACTTGTCAATGTTGGTGTCGTGTTTCCTGTGTCCGTTGTTGGTAGCAATGTAACTTCTGCTAGTAGTGCATGCACCAACCATGCCTTAATTACACTGAAACTTGTGCTACTAAATTTCAGAAACTGCAGTTATGATAAATGTATTGCCAGAAGGGTACATCATTACCTTCAATGTTGACATAACATTTTCCATTTACTGTCACAAATGAAAAATTGACACAAGATTCTGAACATTTGTAGCAATGTTAGGTAGCATAATCCAGAATAACTTCTGTAAAGGATCAATTTCTCCATCCCTTGTTCTTTTGCTGTTTTGTTTTTACCATGTCTTCCATGTTGACAGTAACAGAAGATAAGCTTTATGCATTCAATGATTAATAATGGAGTAGGTTTTCTTGTCTTCCATGTGCTTTTCCAATTCACTATAAATATCTTAAGTCTACTAATGAAACTCATAACCATTGACTAGTACTAAAATTCAATGGACTCAAATTCATCTAGCTTTCTTTTGAACTCTTCGAATTTTCACTCGGTTTTCTACCAAGATAAACACGATGATGGCATAATTGATCTCGGTCTTAGTCTTGGAACGGTTCATCACGATGCTTATAATTCTTCAACCAACTGTATGATTTCATTGTTTTTAAGTTCTTTTTCTTAGTTTTCATAGTGTTTACTTTTAtgataatgaaatgatgtttggtTTGGATTCAGTGTATGATGATGATATTATGGAATGGCCTAATGTCAAGAACTCAAGCACGGCGCATTCGAGATCTGTTCAAGAAAGCTTTGATGAAGAGATAGAAGGGGTTCAGAGCAATGAGAGATGGGCTTATGTGAAGGTTAACATGGATGGAGTCTCCATTGGTAGGAAAATTTGTATTCTTGATCATGGAGGGTATTCAAGTCTAGCAATTCAACTAGAAGACATGTTTGGTAAGCAATCTCAATAATGCACTTACGACACATTGTTACTAAAATGGCTTTTTTCTAGAATAGtttattactatatttttaactGATTGTACTATTCAGGTAGCCACTCAGTTTCTGGTATAAGATTGTTTCAATCTGGATCAGAATATTCATTGTTCTATAAAGACAGAGAAGATAATTGGAGGGTTGTAGGTGATGTTTCTTGGAAGTATGTACTCATTCTCTTTCATTTAACATTTTTCTTACATTCTTTAGTTGAATAATAATATCTGATCGACTAATATGTTTGATAGAATTCTTTACTTGAATAATAATATCTGACCGACTAATATGTTTGATAGAATTCTTTAGTTGAATAATAATATCTGACAGACTAATATGTTTGATAGAATGTGTGTTGATGTCTGATATAAGATACTCCCCCCGTCCCATAATGAGTGACCCAGCACACCATTTCACACGGATTAAGAAAAGTGTAAAAAAGTAGTAAGACAGAGAATATCGtttttactatagtacccttattatgtattggaaattgtgaactttttattaattagagggtaaaattgaaaagagtgtattggaaattgaaatagttcattcattttgggacattATTTTATTCCATTTGGATCACTCATTGTCGGATGGAGGGAGCAGTTAACAAGTGTTGTGTCCGGTATTCGTATATAAGTGTGGGATAATAGttctaacttgttttttttttttaagcaggGAGTTTGTGGAATGTGTGAAAAGGCTAAGGATTGCAAGAAAGAATGAAGGCTATGTTAATTGAATTGTTTTGATGAGTTTGTGTTGAGTTGTGGGAACTCTTTGACCATGTAATAGTATTAGATGAATGGAAACTCTTTGCACGTGTTATTTTAGATGGTAGTTCATGGAAAATTGAAATGTGGTAATGAATCTAAGGACTTTGATGCTTCACTTGGTGACTTGTTTAACACGTTTTAATTTCAATGGATTCCTATCAAATTGGAACTTGAGGATTAGAACatcattattaaatattaattgatTATGTAGAAACAACGGTCTCAAATTGATATAGTTAACAAGGACATGTTACTACTCCCTCCTATAACAGACTTCGGTAGTATTTGAGAA encodes:
- the LOC131610228 gene encoding auxin-responsive protein IAA32-like; translation: MDSNSSSFLLNSSNFHSVFYQDKHDDGIIDLGLSLGTVHHDAYNSSTNLYDDDIMEWPNVKNSSTAHSRSVQESFDEEIEGVQSNERWAYVKVNMDGVSIGRKICILDHGGYSSLAIQLEDMFGSHSVSGIRLFQSGSEYSLFYKDREDNWRVVGDVSWKEFVECVKRLRIARKNEGYVN